In Arthrobacter alpinus, a single window of DNA contains:
- a CDS encoding ABC transporter ATP-binding protein, which yields MIPSTSLSGENLLLQYGRETVVHGVSLTLEPGQVTALVGPNGSGKSTLLRSLARLHRAEAGTVTLGGRTGQDARAASLLSAREFAREVTLFSQSRPAPQGLTVREVVAFGRHPHRKGFAGLSATDRSAIDHAMGATGLRPMANRSVGELSGGEVQRVWLAACVAQQTGVVLLDEPTNHLDLRYQIETLDLVRDLADDHGVAVGIVLHDLDHAARIADNLLLLSAGRIHAGGRPAQVLTAENIAEVYSIRVEVSFDEHSNRLRIDPIGRHSPRVRGASAQLS from the coding sequence ATGATCCCCAGCACCTCACTGAGCGGCGAAAACCTTCTCTTGCAGTACGGTCGCGAGACAGTGGTGCACGGGGTTTCACTCACCCTCGAACCTGGCCAGGTGACAGCTTTGGTTGGCCCCAACGGCAGTGGGAAATCTACTCTGCTTCGCTCACTTGCACGTCTGCACCGCGCGGAGGCCGGCACCGTAACCCTTGGCGGCCGCACCGGCCAGGATGCCCGGGCCGCCTCCCTGCTCTCGGCGCGGGAATTTGCCCGCGAGGTTACGCTCTTTTCCCAGTCCCGGCCGGCACCGCAGGGCCTGACCGTGCGCGAGGTCGTGGCCTTCGGCCGCCATCCGCACCGAAAAGGTTTTGCCGGACTGTCCGCGACTGACCGGAGCGCCATCGACCACGCCATGGGCGCCACGGGCCTACGTCCCATGGCCAACCGCTCGGTTGGCGAGCTCTCCGGCGGCGAGGTTCAGCGCGTCTGGCTGGCCGCCTGCGTGGCGCAGCAGACCGGCGTGGTGCTCTTGGATGAACCCACCAACCACCTGGATCTGCGCTATCAGATCGAGACCCTGGATTTGGTGCGTGACCTGGCCGATGATCACGGCGTTGCCGTGGGCATTGTGCTGCACGACCTGGACCATGCAGCCCGCATTGCAGACAATCTCCTGTTGTTGTCCGCAGGCCGCATCCACGCCGGCGGTCGGCCCGCCCAAGTGCTTACCGCCGAGAACATTGCTGAGGTTTACTCCATCCGTGTCGAAGTCAGCTTCGACGAACACAGCAACCGGCTCCGCATCGACCCGATCGGGCGCCATTCGCCCCGGGTTCGCGGCGCCTCTGCCCAACTTTCCT
- a CDS encoding helix-turn-helix domain-containing protein has protein sequence MRLPLPAHAGHGAWRREPSTVVRRGQSLPPNMRESFVIFAETETPPAPLEWEPHSHPLHELVWARGGTMTTRVGDRIYTVSEGEGLWLPAGQVHAGRLTANVEFHSAFFSRHRTPVAFAAPTVITMVPLLESLLRHLARTDLPSDARERAESVVFDVLQPSGQQLRLQLPGDRRIDPIAETLLNDPSDGRSLDEWAQLLGISERTITRAFRHTTGLSFAQWRRVLRVHHALALLSEGWDVRTTSEMVGYAQPSSFIAAFRTVMGTTPGSLPTTS, from the coding sequence ATGAGACTTCCGCTGCCCGCCCATGCCGGGCACGGGGCATGGCGCCGCGAGCCAAGCACGGTTGTTCGCCGAGGTCAGAGCCTTCCGCCTAACATGCGCGAATCGTTCGTCATTTTTGCCGAAACTGAAACTCCCCCAGCGCCGCTCGAGTGGGAGCCGCACTCGCACCCCCTCCACGAACTTGTATGGGCGCGCGGCGGAACCATGACCACGCGAGTTGGCGACCGGATCTATACCGTCTCCGAGGGAGAAGGCTTGTGGCTGCCCGCCGGTCAGGTACATGCAGGCCGCCTCACCGCCAACGTTGAATTTCACAGCGCCTTCTTTTCTCGCCACCGCACTCCGGTGGCCTTTGCGGCACCCACCGTGATCACCATGGTTCCCCTTCTCGAATCCCTGCTTAGACATCTCGCCCGCACGGACCTTCCCAGTGACGCCCGGGAACGGGCTGAGTCCGTCGTGTTCGATGTGTTGCAACCGTCAGGGCAGCAGCTACGACTGCAGCTGCCTGGCGACCGCAGAATTGATCCCATCGCCGAGACCCTCCTCAATGACCCTTCAGACGGCCGGTCCCTCGATGAGTGGGCGCAACTATTGGGCATCAGCGAACGCACCATCACCCGGGCGTTTCGCCACACCACCGGATTGTCCTTCGCGCAGTGGCGGCGGGTACTGCGCGTCCATCACGCCCTGGCACTGCTGTCCGAGGGCTGGGACGTCCGCACCACCTCGGAGATGGTGGGCTACGCGCAACCGAGCTCGTTTATTGCAGCATTCCGCACAGTCATGGGGACAACGCCCGGCTCCCTTCCGACCACCTCGTGA
- a CDS encoding TetR/AcrR family transcriptional regulator produces the protein MDQAALPENRGRGRRPAEEVRADILETVGTLLLSEGTADLTFERISRHAGVSKTTLYKWWPSKGALALDGYFHAVEERLAFPDTGDIRADLTHQLRSFGKLMTTSLGGRALLELIGQSQTDKDLALAFRQKYSSQRRRLAGERLQRAQNMSQIRADVDVQILVDQLWGAAYHRLLIPDEPVTESFITGLVSNLFDGVGRRS, from the coding sequence TTGGACCAAGCTGCATTGCCGGAAAATCGCGGCCGCGGCCGCCGGCCAGCCGAGGAAGTCCGCGCCGACATCCTGGAGACCGTCGGTACCCTCCTACTGAGCGAAGGGACCGCGGACCTCACCTTTGAACGCATCTCCCGCCACGCAGGAGTCAGCAAGACAACGCTTTATAAGTGGTGGCCATCCAAGGGAGCACTAGCCCTTGATGGCTACTTCCACGCGGTTGAGGAAAGGCTTGCTTTCCCGGACACCGGTGACATTCGCGCTGATCTCACCCACCAGCTTCGTTCCTTCGGCAAGCTCATGACCACATCATTGGGCGGCAGGGCCCTGCTGGAGCTGATCGGCCAGTCCCAAACAGACAAGGATCTGGCTCTTGCTTTTCGCCAGAAATATTCCTCACAACGCAGGCGCCTGGCAGGGGAACGCCTGCAGCGCGCCCAAAACATGTCCCAGATCCGGGCCGACGTTGATGTGCAGATCCTCGTTGACCAGCTCTGGGGCGCGGCCTACCACCGGCTCCTGATTCCGGATGAGCCCGTGACAGAGTCCTTCATCACCGGGCTGGTGTCCAACTTGTTCGACGGCGTGGGCCGCCGCAGCTGA
- a CDS encoding SDR family oxidoreductase, whose translation MTPSKTPTRVALVTGGSGGIGRAVVMKLAADGFAVGVHYSGNSGRAQSIADEVAAGGGQAITIAGDVSEPTAMTAAFDAVEAAFGGIDVVINTAGIMILSPVATLNLADLDRMHRINIRGTFVVSQLAANRLRRGGALINVSTSQTLLQHPGYAPYAASKAAVESLTLILARELRGKDITVNAVAPGPTATPLFLDGKDEQTVERLTQLAPLERLGTPEDIAQVAAFLAGPARWINGQVLFANGGIA comes from the coding sequence ATGACCCCCAGCAAAACACCCACCCGCGTCGCCCTCGTGACGGGCGGCTCAGGCGGCATCGGCCGTGCCGTTGTGATGAAGTTGGCAGCCGACGGGTTTGCGGTCGGCGTCCACTATTCAGGGAATTCCGGGCGGGCACAGTCGATTGCCGATGAGGTTGCGGCTGGCGGCGGCCAGGCAATAACCATTGCAGGCGACGTCTCCGAGCCGACAGCCATGACCGCAGCCTTCGATGCTGTTGAGGCCGCATTTGGCGGGATCGACGTCGTCATCAACACGGCCGGGATCATGATCCTTTCGCCCGTTGCCACCTTGAACCTGGCGGATCTGGACAGGATGCACCGCATTAATATCCGCGGCACATTCGTGGTGTCCCAACTTGCCGCCAATCGACTGCGCCGAGGTGGCGCGCTGATTAACGTCTCCACGAGCCAGACGTTGCTCCAGCACCCCGGCTACGCTCCGTACGCCGCCAGCAAAGCCGCCGTGGAGAGCTTGACCCTTATCCTGGCTCGCGAGCTGCGAGGCAAGGACATCACCGTTAATGCGGTGGCGCCTGGCCCCACAGCAACGCCTCTTTTCCTTGACGGGAAAGATGAGCAAACCGTGGAACGCCTCACCCAGCTGGCCCCTCTCGAGCGATTGGGAACGCCCGAGGACATCGCCCAGGTTGCAGCATTCCTGGCCGGACCGGCACGTTGGATCAACGGCCAGGTGCTCTTTGCCAACGGCGGCATCGCCTAA
- the hutU gene encoding urocanate hydratase: MATMHDPSRTIRAARGTELSAKSWQTEAPLRMLMNNLDPEVAERPEDLVVYGGTGRAARSWEAYDAIVATLKTLDDDETLLVQSGKPVGVFRTNVWAPRVLLANSNLVGDWATWPEFRKLEAEGLMMYGQMTAGSWIYIGTQGILQGTFETFAAIAEKRFGGTLAGTLTLTGGCGGMGGAQPLAVTLNGGACLIVDVSAERLQRRVGKRYLDELAPSLDAALERVLAAKSSKTPLSVGVVGNAAEVFPEILRRHQDGEFAVDIVTDQTSAHDPLSYLPTEYSVEEWAAESEADPEGFTKKSQNAMARHVQAMVEFQDAGAEVFDYGNSIRDEARKGGYNRAFEFPGFVPAYIRPLFCEGMGPFRWVALSGDPEDIRVTDEALKELFPENAHLHRWLDAAAEHVEFEGLPARICWLGYGERAKAGVMFNELVASGKVSAPIVIGRDHLDSGSVASPYRETESMKDGSDAIADWPLLNAMLNTASGATWVSIHHGGGVGIGRSIHAGQVSVADGSALAGEKLARLLTNDPGMGVIRHADAGYERAIDVAAERGVRIPMQEQ; the protein is encoded by the coding sequence ATGGCAACGATGCATGACCCATCCCGCACCATTCGTGCTGCCCGCGGCACCGAGCTTTCGGCCAAGTCGTGGCAGACCGAAGCCCCGCTGCGCATGCTCATGAACAATCTGGACCCGGAAGTGGCCGAACGCCCCGAGGACCTGGTTGTATACGGCGGCACCGGCCGCGCAGCCCGCTCCTGGGAGGCCTATGACGCCATCGTGGCCACTCTCAAAACGCTTGACGACGACGAGACTCTCCTGGTGCAGTCGGGTAAGCCCGTGGGTGTCTTCCGCACCAACGTGTGGGCGCCGCGCGTGCTTCTGGCCAACTCGAACCTCGTGGGGGACTGGGCGACCTGGCCAGAATTCCGCAAGCTGGAGGCCGAAGGTCTGATGATGTACGGCCAGATGACGGCCGGCTCGTGGATCTACATCGGTACCCAGGGCATTCTGCAGGGCACCTTTGAGACTTTTGCTGCTATTGCCGAGAAGCGCTTTGGCGGTACCTTGGCCGGAACACTGACCTTGACGGGCGGTTGCGGCGGCATGGGCGGCGCGCAGCCGTTGGCCGTCACGCTAAACGGCGGCGCCTGCCTCATTGTTGACGTTTCCGCCGAACGACTCCAGCGCCGTGTGGGCAAGCGCTACTTGGACGAGCTGGCACCTTCCCTGGATGCTGCGCTCGAGCGTGTGTTGGCGGCAAAATCGTCCAAGACGCCGCTGTCCGTTGGCGTTGTGGGCAACGCCGCCGAGGTGTTCCCCGAAATCCTGCGCCGCCATCAGGATGGCGAATTTGCTGTTGATATTGTCACTGACCAGACAAGTGCGCACGACCCACTGTCCTACCTGCCTACCGAATACTCCGTGGAGGAGTGGGCTGCTGAATCCGAGGCTGATCCTGAAGGGTTCACGAAGAAGTCGCAGAATGCGATGGCCCGCCACGTACAGGCCATGGTGGAATTCCAGGACGCCGGCGCCGAGGTGTTTGACTACGGCAACTCGATCCGTGACGAGGCACGGAAGGGCGGCTACAACCGGGCCTTCGAATTCCCGGGCTTTGTTCCGGCCTACATCCGCCCGCTGTTCTGCGAGGGCATGGGCCCGTTCCGTTGGGTTGCGCTCTCGGGAGATCCTGAGGACATCCGCGTCACCGATGAGGCATTGAAGGAGCTGTTCCCAGAAAATGCGCACCTGCACCGTTGGCTCGACGCCGCTGCCGAACACGTTGAGTTTGAAGGCCTGCCGGCCCGGATTTGCTGGCTGGGCTACGGCGAACGCGCCAAGGCCGGCGTGATGTTCAATGAGCTGGTGGCTTCGGGCAAGGTGTCGGCACCGATCGTTATTGGCCGTGACCACCTTGATTCGGGTTCAGTCGCTTCACCGTACCGCGAGACCGAGTCCATGAAGGATGGCTCCGACGCCATCGCGGATTGGCCCCTGCTCAACGCCATGCTCAACACGGCGTCCGGGGCCACCTGGGTTTCCATTCATCACGGCGGCGGTGTGGGAATCGGCCGATCCATCCATGCCGGGCAGGTATCCGTTGCCGACGGTTCGGCACTGGCGGGCGAGAAACTTGCACGGTTGCTGACAAATGACCCGGGCATGGGCGTTATCCGCCACGCCGACGCCGGCTACGAGCGAGCCATTGACGTCGCCGCCGAGCGCGGAGTCCGGATCCCCATGCAAGAGCAGTAA
- a CDS encoding SDR family NAD(P)-dependent oxidoreductase: MTTTLITGSNKGLGHETARRLIAAGHTVWMGARDATLGQEAADALGGKFVQLDVTSDSSVAEAAKTIAAAGGLDVLINNAGIAGPMSPVEELTSADALNVYGTNVVSIVRLSNAFLPVLRASTAPTIVNVSSGLGSFDAVHDPERIESQVIAPLYTSSKSAVTMLTVQYAKAFPEMRINAADPGYTATDLNGNNGTQTVQEGTDAIVDLATRGGTGPTGTFIDRSGLAPF; this comes from the coding sequence ATGACAACAACACTGATTACCGGATCCAACAAGGGCCTCGGCCACGAAACCGCCCGGCGCCTCATCGCCGCCGGGCACACCGTGTGGATGGGAGCCCGCGATGCAACACTTGGCCAGGAAGCAGCCGACGCCTTGGGTGGCAAGTTCGTCCAGCTCGACGTCACGAGCGATTCCTCCGTCGCCGAGGCCGCTAAGACCATTGCGGCCGCTGGCGGGCTGGACGTCCTGATCAACAACGCCGGTATTGCCGGCCCGATGAGCCCGGTGGAGGAACTGACCTCGGCGGATGCGTTGAACGTCTACGGCACCAATGTCGTGAGCATCGTCCGCCTAAGCAACGCTTTTCTCCCCGTCCTGCGCGCATCAACCGCGCCAACCATCGTCAATGTCAGCAGCGGGTTGGGATCGTTTGACGCCGTCCATGATCCGGAGCGGATCGAGTCTCAAGTAATCGCACCTCTCTACACCTCCTCGAAGTCCGCCGTCACGATGCTCACCGTCCAATACGCCAAGGCGTTCCCGGAGATGCGCATCAACGCCGCGGATCCCGGCTACACGGCAACCGATCTCAACGGCAACAACGGAACACAGACGGTACAGGAAGGGACGGATGCGATCGTTGACCTGGCCACCCGTGGCGGAACAGGCCCAACAGGAACGTTCATCGACCGCAGTGGTTTGGCCCCTTTCTAG
- a CDS encoding helix-turn-helix transcriptional regulator, with protein MQESQSDLGALLRSWRDRLQPADVGMPTYGSRRATGLRREELAQLAGLSVDYLVRLEQGRARRPSAQVAASLARALQLNNAERSHLFVISGLLPPTSGEVPSHIPPGVQRLLSRLGEVPLAVFAASWDLLSWSPLWTALLGDPVPSGKARPNVLRSHFGGENFSRSEVRYLDNPGALESFEASLVADLRRVFGRYPDDLGVQTLVADLTHASERFRELWDSGAVSEHQSERKVVRHPTVGEVELDCDIFTVAGTDLRIVAYSAPTGSDAADKLDFLRVSAVSAAVAP; from the coding sequence ATGCAGGAATCCCAGAGTGACCTCGGAGCCCTTCTTCGCTCGTGGCGTGACCGCCTCCAACCCGCCGACGTCGGCATGCCCACCTATGGGTCACGGCGGGCAACGGGACTGCGGCGCGAGGAATTGGCCCAACTGGCGGGGCTGAGCGTGGACTATTTAGTGCGGCTGGAACAGGGCCGCGCCCGCCGGCCCTCAGCCCAGGTGGCTGCCTCGCTGGCACGGGCACTTCAGCTGAACAATGCCGAGAGGAGCCACCTCTTTGTCATCTCCGGACTCCTTCCGCCTACGTCCGGAGAAGTTCCATCGCACATCCCACCCGGGGTTCAGCGTTTGCTCTCCCGCCTTGGTGAGGTGCCGCTGGCCGTGTTTGCCGCATCCTGGGACCTGTTGAGCTGGAGCCCGCTATGGACGGCCCTTCTGGGCGATCCCGTTCCGTCCGGCAAGGCGAGACCCAACGTTTTGCGCTCTCATTTTGGCGGGGAGAATTTTAGCCGCAGTGAGGTCAGGTACCTGGACAACCCGGGTGCCCTCGAGTCCTTTGAGGCTTCCTTGGTGGCCGATCTCCGCCGGGTCTTCGGACGGTACCCGGATGATCTCGGCGTGCAAACCCTCGTTGCAGACCTGACCCATGCCAGCGAGCGATTTCGCGAGCTCTGGGACAGCGGAGCCGTCAGCGAGCACCAGTCGGAACGCAAAGTGGTGCGGCACCCGACCGTGGGAGAGGTGGAGCTCGACTGTGACATTTTCACCGTGGCCGGAACCGATCTGCGGATCGTTGCCTACTCGGCTCCTACAGGTTCTGACGCTGCCGACAAGCTCGATTTCCTGCGCGTCTCCGCCGTTTCCGCAGCCGTAGCCCCGTGA
- a CDS encoding GNAT family N-acetyltransferase yields the protein MPMTISEQYLQAYDEQLRTEAETPSALSVTRLGPLRLATFAGGLGFITYRDLGGAGAKDMPGLVAGALEHYGADPEIDKVEWKVRLHDASPGLPEALLAHGFSPDAPESIMVGPLEGLCANVPEPDGVTLRKVASEADVRAMSAMADEAFGESVDTRMADALLARLARNDGMELWVAEADGKIVSCGRLEPVHGTDFVGIWGGATLEAYRGRGIYRSLTAARARSALAQEKKLVHSDSSEFSRPILERSGLLKVSTTIPYYWRR from the coding sequence ATGCCAATGACTATTTCCGAGCAGTACCTCCAAGCCTATGACGAGCAACTGCGCACCGAGGCAGAAACGCCCAGTGCGCTCAGCGTGACCCGGCTCGGGCCCTTGCGCCTGGCCACGTTCGCCGGTGGGCTCGGCTTCATCACGTACCGCGATCTGGGTGGCGCGGGGGCCAAGGACATGCCGGGGCTGGTCGCCGGAGCGCTGGAACACTATGGCGCGGACCCCGAAATCGACAAGGTTGAGTGGAAGGTGCGCCTGCACGACGCCTCTCCGGGACTCCCCGAGGCCCTACTGGCGCATGGGTTCTCCCCGGACGCGCCGGAATCGATCATGGTGGGCCCGCTCGAGGGCTTGTGCGCCAATGTTCCGGAGCCAGACGGCGTGACCCTGCGCAAAGTGGCCAGTGAGGCTGACGTCCGGGCCATGAGCGCCATGGCCGACGAAGCCTTTGGCGAATCCGTCGACACCCGCATGGCCGATGCCCTCCTGGCGCGTTTGGCCCGCAATGACGGTATGGAACTGTGGGTGGCCGAGGCCGACGGCAAGATCGTCAGCTGCGGCCGACTCGAACCAGTGCACGGCACCGATTTTGTCGGCATTTGGGGTGGCGCCACGCTCGAGGCCTATCGAGGACGGGGCATCTACCGGTCACTGACAGCTGCCCGCGCCCGTTCCGCCCTGGCACAGGAAAAGAAGCTGGTCCACAGCGATTCCTCGGAGTTTTCCCGCCCCATTCTGGAACGCTCCGGGCTGCTAAAGGTCTCGACCACCATCCCGTATTACTGGCGCCGCTAG
- a CDS encoding thiamine-phosphate kinase, with translation MTLTVAQLSESELLARIFPRLHAGSSMLLGPGDDAAIIAAPDGRTVISIDTQVQDKDFRLLWPNGTSSSGFDVGWKAAAQNLSDINAMGAVATAMVISLTLPGMTPVAWVEELAEGLSAATVALGAPQCSMAGGDLSGGSELVITVAVTGSLEGLAPVLRSGAQVGDRIAVCGNMGFSAAGWALHESSILPSEHTPAMAGAAALFARPEPPLSAGPAAARSGATAMMDISDGLLRDATRIAKASGVDLDLDGTVLRQMAQRLEECAVVLGTEPLSWVLTGGEDHGLLSTFPAGATLPEGFVGIGSVVSMSAAGPAVSIDGQYFKSAEDGALGWDHFAV, from the coding sequence ATGACCCTCACCGTGGCCCAACTCTCCGAATCCGAGCTCCTAGCCCGGATTTTCCCGCGCCTGCACGCCGGCAGCTCCATGCTCCTTGGTCCCGGGGACGACGCCGCCATTATCGCCGCCCCCGACGGCCGCACCGTCATCTCGATCGACACACAGGTTCAGGACAAGGATTTTCGCCTTCTCTGGCCCAACGGCACTTCCTCCAGCGGCTTCGACGTCGGGTGGAAAGCGGCGGCGCAGAATCTCAGCGACATTAACGCAATGGGTGCCGTTGCCACGGCCATGGTCATCAGCCTCACCCTCCCTGGCATGACGCCGGTCGCTTGGGTTGAGGAGCTGGCCGAGGGCTTGAGCGCCGCAACGGTTGCGTTGGGTGCGCCGCAGTGCTCCATGGCAGGAGGAGACCTCTCCGGTGGCAGTGAACTGGTCATCACGGTGGCCGTGACCGGTTCCCTTGAGGGGTTGGCACCTGTTTTGCGCAGCGGTGCGCAGGTGGGGGACCGGATTGCGGTCTGCGGCAATATGGGTTTCTCCGCAGCCGGATGGGCATTGCACGAGAGTTCAATTCTCCCGTCCGAGCACACCCCCGCGATGGCCGGCGCCGCGGCGCTTTTCGCCCGCCCGGAACCTCCATTGAGCGCCGGACCCGCGGCCGCCCGTTCCGGTGCCACGGCCATGATGGACATCTCAGACGGCTTATTGCGGGACGCCACCAGAATTGCCAAGGCCAGCGGCGTCGACCTCGATTTGGACGGCACCGTGCTTCGTCAGATGGCCCAGAGGCTAGAGGAATGCGCCGTCGTACTGGGAACCGAACCGCTTTCCTGGGTCTTAACAGGAGGGGAGGACCACGGGTTGTTATCCACATTCCCGGCCGGGGCAACACTCCCGGAGGGCTTCGTTGGGATAGGCTCAGTAGTGTCGATGAGCGCAGCCGGACCGGCCGTGAGCATCGATGGACAGTACTTCAAAAGCGCCGAGGACGGCGCTCTGGGATGGGATCATTTTGCAGTCTAA
- a CDS encoding DAK2 domain-containing protein yields the protein MQSKIAATAPVVRRWLAMAEQTLANHSDRLNAINIYPVADADTGTNLYQTVRAAARAVAEHEPADVGVTMAVAGRAAMEQARGNSGTLLSVSLVAMAEPFSGAQRLSGPLLSVALQRAQLRAWSALSEPLPGTMLSVLEAAATGAGSVAGAQNGDESNLVLAETIDQAVRSAREAVILTESQMDILTEAHVVDAGGVGLLLILDCLRSVIVGEPLQEDLLDGLSGYKVQDPNIALAMPEQEGVEVMCTISLTPLAAAGLRMELGDLGDSVIMSAVSEEADETGAYPWRLHVHVPAAAMALDAIQAVGDPSNVSISALSAHITEDAHDFF from the coding sequence TTGCAGTCTAAGATCGCCGCAACTGCGCCCGTAGTTCGCCGATGGTTGGCCATGGCCGAGCAGACGTTGGCCAATCACAGCGACCGGCTGAACGCCATCAACATCTACCCCGTCGCCGACGCTGACACGGGGACAAACCTGTACCAAACTGTCCGGGCGGCGGCACGGGCCGTGGCCGAGCACGAACCCGCGGACGTGGGCGTCACCATGGCCGTGGCAGGCCGGGCAGCCATGGAACAAGCCCGCGGAAACTCCGGGACGCTGCTCTCGGTCTCCCTCGTGGCCATGGCGGAACCGTTTTCAGGAGCCCAGCGGCTCAGCGGGCCTCTCTTGAGCGTCGCCCTGCAGCGCGCACAGTTGCGGGCCTGGAGCGCATTGAGTGAACCCCTGCCGGGCACCATGCTTTCCGTCCTTGAAGCCGCCGCAACTGGAGCCGGCTCGGTGGCGGGTGCCCAAAACGGAGATGAATCCAACCTGGTCCTGGCCGAAACCATCGACCAGGCTGTACGTTCTGCACGTGAGGCAGTAATACTCACAGAATCCCAGATGGACATCCTCACCGAGGCCCATGTTGTAGATGCGGGCGGCGTGGGATTGCTGCTCATTCTCGATTGCCTGCGCTCCGTCATTGTGGGGGAGCCACTGCAAGAAGACTTGCTGGACGGCCTTTCCGGCTACAAGGTGCAGGACCCGAACATTGCCTTGGCCATGCCAGAACAGGAAGGCGTGGAAGTCATGTGCACCATTTCCCTGACGCCCCTGGCCGCGGCCGGGTTGCGCATGGAATTGGGTGATCTTGGCGATTCGGTCATCATGAGCGCCGTCTCAGAGGAAGCCGACGAAACAGGCGCCTACCCGTGGCGCCTCCACGTTCACGTCCCGGCCGCGGCCATGGCATTGGATGCCATCCAGGCTGTGGGTGATCCAAGCAATGTGAGCATCTCGGCATTATCCGCTCACATCACTGAAGACGCCCATGACTTCTTCTGA